The DNA region ATCGACAGCGTGTCCGAGGGCTTCGTCCTGTTCAGCGCCGACGGCCGGCTGCTGATCTGCAACGAGCAGTATCGCCGCGCCTATCCGACCATCGCCGACATGCTGACCCCCGGCCGCAACTTTTCCGAAATCCTGCGCGCGGCGGCCGAACGCGGCGGCTTCGAGGGCGAGGGCGACATCGGGGCTTGGGTCGAACAGCGGCTGACCCGCCATCTCCAGCATTCCGCCCCGGTGGACGGCCGGCTGTCGGATGGCCGCTGGTACCGGATCAGCGAGCATGCCACCGGTACCGGCGGCGTGGTGAAGATCCTGATGGACATCACCGAGCTGAAGACGCGGGAGGAGGAGCTGGCCGGCCAGACCGCCCGGCTGAAGCAGACCGTCACCGCCCTGCAGGAAAGCGAGCTGCGCTACCGGCAGCTGGTGGAGCTGGCGCCCTACGGCATCGTCATCTGGGACCGCGCCGCCATTCGCTTCGCCAACGGCGCCGCCGCCGCGATTCTCGGCATCGCCGCCGACGCACTGGAAGGGCTGCCGCTGGCCGGCTTCCTGGAGGAGGGCGGCACGCTGGAGGCGACGCTTGCCGCCGGCATGGAAAGGGCCGGCATGGAGGGGGCCGACTTCGACGACAGGCTTGCCGACGGTGCAGCGGCGGACGGCGGACGGCGGCTGGAATGCACCGCGCTGCGCCCGTCCGGCGAGCGCCGCCGGCTGGAGGTCGGGGCTACCCCCGCCCTGTATCGCGGCGAGCCGGCGGTGCTGCTGGTGCTGAACGACATCACCGACCGCCGCCGGGTCGAGGGCGAGCTGCAGCGGGCCCAGAAGATGGAGGCGGTCGGCCGGATGGCCGGGGGCATCGCCCATGAATTCAACAACATGCTGACCGCCATCGGCGGATTCGCCCGTCTGGCGGAACGCAACCCGGCCGATCCCGTCCGCGTGCTGACCTGCGTGCAGGAGATCGCCAAGGCGTCGGAACGGGCGGCGGCGCTGACCGGACAGCTGCTCGACTTCTCGCACCGCCGCGTCGCTGACGAGCGCGAGCTGGTGGCGGTCGCCCCGCTGGTGCGCGACCTGCGCGTCTTCCTGAAGCCGCTGCTCAGCGCCGGGATCGACGTGGCGATCGTGGCCGGCGACGAGACCGCCCATGCGCTGGTCAACCCTGTCACCCTGAGCCAGGCGCTGCTGAATCTGGCGCTGAACGGTCGCGACGCCATGCCGGACGGCGGCACCCTGACCATCGCGCTGACGGTGGAGCGGCCCGACGCCGCCTTCTTCGCCCGCCATCGCGACCTGAAGCCCGGCCGCTATGTGGCGATCCGGGTAAGCGACCAGGGTGGCGGGGTGCCGGCGGCGATCCGCGACCGGATCTGGGAGCCGTTCTTCACCACCAAGGAGCCGGGCAAGGGCACCGGGCTCGGGCTGTGGATGGTCTACGGCACCGCCCAGCAGGCCGGCGGCGCGGTCGAACTGGAAGGGGAGGAGGGGCGCGGCGCCACCTTCGCGGTGTACCTGCCCGCCGCCGATCCCCCGGCGGCGCCGGCCGCGTCTCCGGGGCCCGACCTGCTCCAGGTCGCCGAGGGCGAGGGGGCGGCGATCCTGCTGGTCGACGACGAGGAGTCGGTGCGCCGCTACCTGCGCCTTGCCCTGGAGGAGGCCGGCTGCACCGTGACCGAGGCCGCCGACGGGCTGGAGGCGCTGGAGCGTTACGACGGGGCCGGCGGCCTGTTCGACGCGGTGGTCAGCGACGTGTCGATGCCGCGGATGAACGGGCCGGAGCTTGCCCGCGCGCTGGAGGGGCGCAACCCGCTGCTGCCCATCCTGTTCCTGACCGGCTACGCCTCCAAGGAGACGGCGGCCGGGCTGACGGCGCAGGCCGGCCGGCAGATCGTGATGAAGCCGGTGGCGCCGGAACGGCTGCTCCAGGCGTTGCGCGACCTTCTGGCCGTGTGAGCCGGAGATGGACTCCGACCGCCAGCAGGCCGCGGGCGCCGATCCCGCGGCGGATCTTTCCGCCAATCCCGGGGCCAATCCCGGGGCCAATCCCGGGGCCAATCCTGCCGCCAATCCTGGTCCGGACGCAGGTGACGGCGGCATTCCCGCCGGCTGCCGCGAGCCTGCCGACTTCTACGCCACGGTCGGTCGCGACAGCGTCGGCCGGCTCTGCCGCCGCTTCCTCGACGAGAATGCGCTGACGGCGACGGAGCTGCTGCACCATCCGCGCCACCAGACCGCGCTGTCCAACACCGCGACCTTCGTCGCCATCCTGACCCAGGCCGAACGGGCGATGGACCGCAAGGGCGCATTGACGCCGCTGGTCAACGAGGTGGCCCGCCTGACCAGGGAACGGGTGAAGGAGCATCCGCCGCCGGAATTCCTGCCCGACTCCTATGTCGGCACCGCGGCGGAGCTGCTGTCCAACGGCGGCTTCCTCGGCCGCTTCCTGCTCGACGCCGCGGTGACGCAGCACATCGCCGTCGGCCGCAACTTCGCCGAAAAGGCCGAAGCACTGCTGACGCTGGCGGAGGCGACCGAACATCCCGACGCGCTGGCGCCGCTCGAACGGCTGCTGGGCGAGATCCTGGCGAGCGACGCCGGCACCGCCTCCTGCGCGCGGGACGCACCCTTCGTCACGCTGATCGACCTGATCGTGACGCCGATCGCCGCCGACCGGCCGATGCCGGAGGATGCGCCGCCGGTCTTCCGGCGGCTGGACGCGCTGATGCGGCGGGTGCCGATGCCGGGCCTGCGCGAGGCGCTGGCCGCCGCCTTCCGCCGCGAGATGGCCAAGCCCGCCTGCTTCACCATTTCCAGCGCCGGCGACATGTACGGGATCGAGGCGGTCCAGCGCGAGATCCTGGCGCTGAGCGACCTGTCCGCCCGCCTGCGCGACCGTGACGGCAGCTATGCCGGCGGCGCCCGGACCGAAGCCGCGCTCCAGCGCCGCACCGCCCTGCTGGTCAACGAGGACACCGTCCCCGAGATCACCCGTGGCCGCAACTTCGTGCAGAAGCTGCGCATCCTGTTCGTGATGCAGAAGATGCCGCTGTCGCCCACCGCGGCCAAGGCGGTGACCGTCTATCTGCGGAGCTTCTTCGACAGCCGCGACTTCGCCGGCCGCCTCATCGATTGCTGGAAGGAACGCAACGAAAAGCTGAAGGGGCTGGCCGAGGTCCAGCGGATGGTGCTGGCCAGCGCCTTTCCCGAGGAGGAGCGGGACTGTCTCGCCGGCCAGATGGACGATATCCAGAACGCCTTCCTGCGTACCCAGCGCGTGCTCGCCCCGCTGATCCAGGCCAAGGACGATCCGCCGACCGACGCCGTGCTCGATCTGGTGCGGCTGGCGGGGGAGGGGGGTGTCTGCACCGGCAAGAGCCGGCTGGCGGTGGCGCGTGTGCTCTACCGCCATTGCCACCGGCCGCGCTTCATCCGCCATGTCCTGCTGAACGCACCCGGCCCGAAGGAGCGGGCGGCGCGGACGGGCTGGCTGCGCCAGTCGCTGGCCATGGTCGGCGTGCCCTTCATCGACCTTGCCGCCCTGCGGGTGCTGGTGGTCGACGACGAGGAGGGACCGCGCACGCTCGTCGCCTCCGTCCTGCGCGACCTCGGTATCGGGCAGGTCGACACCGCCGCCGACGGGCAGGAGGCGCTGGAGCGTTTCCGGTCGGACGGTGTCGGCTACGGCCTGATCATCTGCGACTGGATGATGCCGCGGCTGAACGGGCTCGACCTGTTGAAGCGGGTGCGCGAGACGAACAGCGACCTGCCGTTCCTGATGGTCACGGCGCTCGCTACCATGGAGGCGGTGAAGAAGGCGCTTGCCCACCATGTCAGCGGCTACATCGCCAAGCCCTTCACGCCCGACCAGCTGGAGGAGAAGATCTTCCTGGTCCTGGTGCAGAAGGGCATCGGCGACGGATGACGCCCCCTCCAGGTTCTCAGACCGGAACCTCTGCGTTCAGGGTGATGGCATAGGCGGTGGTCGAGGCCTTGGCATGCCTGCCGTTGCCGTCGACATTGGTCACCCGCCAGGAATTGAGATCGGCCGGGTAGGAGGCGGTCGGGAAGTTCTGGGCGTTGTCGACGAATGTCAGGCAGAAGCCGCCGCCGCAGACGAATTGGGATTTCGGAAGGACGGCGATCGAATCGCCGAATTCGGCGGGTTGCGTCTGGTTGGGGGTGAAGGTCGATGACACCGACAGGCCGTCCGGCAGGATCAGCCCGATCGCATAGGAGGTGAGGGTCGTGTCGCTCGCCTTGTTGATGTAATCGCAGCTTCGGGAAATCCATTCCGTGTAATAGCTGTTGCCTGGTGCCGGCGACGGATAGCTCGCATAGACCAGCTTGATCGAGCTGCTGCCTTCGGCGGTGCTCTTGGTGCCGCCCCCCACCAGCAGGCCCTGGACGGTCGCCCCCACCTCGTCGCCGCCCGACGCGGTGCTATGGCTGAAGCCGGGTTTGACGGTCACCGTCAGAAGCCGGTGGGGATCGTAGACGGCGAAGGCGTAGGCGGTCAGCGTTCCGGTCGCCGCCTCCCCGGAATCATGGCTCGCGGCGGACCAGGAGGAGATGTCGCCGTCGCTGTTCTGGTTGGGATAGGAACCCATCAGGAAGCTGTTGGAATGTTCCGACAGCGCGGCGCCGCCGCAGAGGATCCGTTCGCCCGCTTCGTTCGGCGCCACCGATACCGAGAAGGTCTTGTAAGGCTGGAGCGTCGCGGTCGCGTTCAGATAGGCCGGGTGGTTGAGGCTCTCGGCCAGCATGGCCAGCTGGACATATCGTTCCAGCGTCGACCGGGCCGCCGAGCCCTGCGGCAGCAGGCTGAAGAAGGTGACGGAGCTGTTCAGCGCCTGCACGGTCTGGGTCGAGCAGCTGTCGGCCCACGTCTCGAAGCTCGACGGGTCGCTGCAATCGATCGAGAAGCCTGCCGTGGCGCTGCCGCCGACGGTCGATGTGGTCTGTTCGACCGTCACCGTCGTCGATGTCGTCGTCACCGACTTGGCCGCCGAAGCGGTCGCGTTGATGCTGCTGCCGGCATTCTTGTAGCTGGCGCTGACCGAGGCATCGACGGCGGTCTTGTCGGTTTCGGTGTTGGTGTCGGCCTGGATGGCGATGAACAGGCTGCCGCCCAGCTTGACGCCGGTGATCAGATGGGTGCCCCACCGATCGGTGAAGGCCTTCGCCTGGGCTGAACTGGCGATGCCGTTCAACTCGCTCACCAGATCCGGCTTCAAGGCGCCGAGGATGTCGGCGCTGTCCTGATTGCGGAGCGAGGTGACGCCGCAGGATACGGTACAATAATAGCTTGCATTGAAGGACGTTGTTTTTGTGTATTTGCTGCTTGTGTAGGTGGTCTGCGCGTCGCCGCTGACTTTGGCGTACTCGAATTCCACGCCGAACGAATTGGTATAGGTGGTTTGAAGTGTCTGAGCCGTGTATTCGCTTTTGTAGGTCCCTTTGAACTCCTGGAAGGAATCCTTGGTGACGACGTCGTCCTGCGGTACATCGGCCGCGGTGCAGGATTTGGAATTGTAGAAGATATCGGCGGGCTGCTGGATCGTCAGGACATTGTAGGAGGAAAGGAGATATTCCTGCGGGGACGACATCTTATACTCTCCATATCAATTCGTTTATCGACTCTTCAGTGCCAAGCGCAGAAATTCGTCGAGGGAAATGAAAGCAACCAAAAATATCAATTATTCTGCATTTATGTCAACGAAATTGCCTCTAAAAGAAGAGTGAAGGCAACTCCTGTATCCGATTAGGATGTTTTTGCGGCCGGCATCTCCTGCCGGCCGCGGTCGAGGCGCCGATGGGCGTGTGCGCCGACCTGCCTGCCGAGGAGCGTCAGCGGAACAGGCCGGGCATGATCTGCACGATGATGCCGGAGGCCGACACGATCAGCACGGCGTCGTGCCCGGCGCGGACCCAGCGATGGCCGGGCGGGGGGCGGCGCAGATGGTGGGCGGCGGGCTTGGCGATGACGTGGCGCTGTGCGCGCCACTCCCTTGGCAGGCGCTGGCCGGCATGCCAGCCGCGGCCCTCCGGCGGGCCCGGCCGGAAGTCGGGCCGATGGGCGGGGTGAGGGGCGGGCCGGGGAGCGGGGCGGGGTGCCGGATTGTGGGCATTCGGACCATGGCCGTCCCGGTCGCGGCCGTCCCGGTCGTGGATCCGGTCCTGATGCTGTCCCTGATGGGGGCCGCCACGGTCGTCCGGCCCGGGCTGCCACCCCTGGGCCAGGGCGGGGGAGCCGGTCGCCGTGGTCAGGGCGATCATCGCGGCGGCCACGGCAAGCAGGGCTTTCTTCATGGACTGACATCCTCATCGGTCTGGTGCCGGCCGGCGGTGCCGGTGGGGCATCTCATGACGACAGGATGACGCGCGTCCATTGCCGGTCTGTGTCCGCCGGGCGGTCATTCGGTAACGGAGTGTATCCGCCGCCACTCCCGCGGCGGGCAGGGTCTCGGGGGACGGACAGAGATGCGGGGACGGAACGCCCGCCCGCCTGTTGTCGTCGGAAGACCTTACCGAAGGAGCAGTCCGATGGCAGACCGGAAGCCCGGCGACGGCCACATCCTGTCCAACGAACCCGACCGCGACATCGCCGACCCGCTGGAGGCGGCCAAGGAGGTGTCCGAGACCGGCAAGCCGATCACCCCCGACACCGAATCGGCCAAGCACATCGACCGTCCGGCGGAAAAGGGGCCAGGCGGGAAAGGCAAGGCCGGGAAGAAGAGCTGAGCAGGGCCGTTCCGCATCCTTTCCCCACCGGGGGAGAGGATGCGGCGGCTTTTCGCGGGTTACGCCGATGCCGGCGGAAGCATCTAGCGCAATTCCAGGCCGGCCTGTCGGAAGGCGCGGGCCAGCGCGTCGACGATGGCCGGATCGACCTCGCCGGTTCCATAATCGAGGTTCATCACGGCGTACCACGGCACACCGGCCTTGTTCGCCAGCATCCGTGTCGACCAGCCAAGGCGCAGCCGTGCCTCTTGGCACTGCGTCCCGGTCATGATGCGTCGACTCCACACGTCAGCGTTCGCTTTCGATCTCCGGACGGCGGGCGGTCACGATGACCAGACCCATCACAGTTCCGACGACCTCGATAACTTTGCAAGAAAACAGCGGTCTTGTCATGTGTCTGTTTGCTGCAAAGTGAGACGCGCAGCTTTTCCGGATTGTCATGGAGCGCGACTTGCCGGCATTTTCTGCAAATCGCACAAGATTGGCCGGTCAATCTATACGATCCTCCGCAGGATCATTGGGAGGACGAAGGAGTCTACGCGCGGGCAAGGCGCGCGGGCAAGGCGATCCGCCGGCCCGGCAGGCCGACCCTCCCGCGGGAAGCGCTTTCCCGCTCGAAGCTGCCGCCGCAGATTGCGGTCAGGCAAGCGCCTTGGCCAGCAGGACCAGATTGCGGTCGCCCTCGCGCCGGTAGATGGCGCGGTCCATCGTCTTCTTGACCAGGAAGACGCCGAGCCCGCCGACCCGGCGGTCTTCGACGGCGCTGGTCAGGTCGGGCGGCGGCGCCTCGTCGAAGGGATCGAAGGCGGCGGCGTCGTCCTCGACCTCCGCCCGCATCTCCACGGCATCCGACTCGAGCCGCACCCGGATCTCGTGCGGTCCGCTGTCGCCATAGCCGTAGGATACGGTGTTGGTGATCAACTCGTCGAAGCAGAGGTTGAACTTGAAGCCGAGACCGGGCGGCAGGTCGTAGCGCTCGATGAACTCGTCCACCGCGGCCGCCAGCCGTTCCAGTTCGGACAGCTCGTTGCGCAGGACCAGGTCCAGGCGGTTCGTCACGGTATCGTCCATCCGTTCCCCCATGCGCCGCCATCCTTCGATCGGTTGAGCCAGTGTCCCGTCACGCCGTCACGCCCGCCACCGCCCAGCGGCGCAAGGCCGTCAGGGCGATCCGTTCGACCTCGCTCCAGCCGAGCCCGCTTGCCATGTCGGCCAACGCCACCAGCCGGGCGCGGGCGCCTGTGTCGGACACCGGGGCGTTGCCGAGATCGGCCGTCAGCCCGGCGACCAGTCCGTAGAGCATGGTCGACAGGCTGTGCATCATCGGCGCGCAGTCCGGCGCGGTGAGCCGCGTGGCGAACAGATAGAGCTGGCCGACACCGCGCAGGCGGGCGGCGAAGCTGTCGGCGCTGCCCGCCATGTTTCCCCCAGCCAGGTTTCCCTGGGCGACCTCGCCGCGCAGCTCTTCCACCGACAGGCTGGCGAACCGGCCGGCGGCGGCGATGAACTCGGCCACCGCGTCCTGCGGCAGCCCGCCGGTGGCCTGCCCGCCGGTCTCGAACAGGCGCTGGGCCATCACGATCAGCTCCTCGATGTTGGCGAGGATGATGGCGACGCCGAAGCGGGCCAGCCCGTCGTTGCCGTCGGTGCAGGCGCGCAGGATCTGCGTCACCTTGCGGATGACCTGGACGGCGAACATCAGCATGGCGCTGCGGCTCTGCGCCAGCTCGGCCTCGGCCCCCAGCTCCTCCAGCGCATGCTGAAGCAGCTCCAGCCGCAGGAAGTCGAGCGACAGCATCTGGATGTCCGGATTGTCGCCGTCCATCAGCACCCGGTTCAGCTCGCCGGAATAGAGGAAGAAGCGGCCGGACAGGTCGAAGGCGATGCGCGCCGCCGACATCCTGGCCCGGTCGGCCGCCGGCGTGCCGGCCAGCGCGCGGTTCAGCGCGGCGAACAGCCGGACCAGCGGCATCCAGTCGCGCCGCTGGCTCGCCGGGGCGGCGCGCGGGGCGGGGGCGGCCGCCACGATCAGCTCGGTCAGGGGCTCGATCCCGGCTCCGAGCAGCAGCGACTGCCAGCGCTGCAACTCGCCGGCCGAGGTCGCCTGTTCGCCGCCGGCCTGCCAGTCCGCCAGCATGCCCAGCAGCTCTTCCAGCCTGCGCGCGTCGATCGGTTGGCCGGGGATGGCGCGCAGCGCCGTCTCCAGCGCCGCCAGCAGGGCGTTGCGGTCGAGCGGCGGGGCGATGTCCGGCAGCTCGGTGCCGAACAGGGTGAGCTCGGCGCTGGGGGCCGGCGCCTGCATGGTGCCGGCGACGGCCAGCGCGCGGCGCAGCGCGTCGGCGAACTCCCCGGCGCTGGCAAAGCGGTCGCCCGGCGTCTTGGCCAGCGCCTTCAGGATCAGGCCGTCGAAGGGCGGCGGCAGGTCCGGGTTGGCATGGGACGGCGGCGGCGGCTCGACGAACAGGATCTGCTGCATCACCGTGGCGACCGAGCCGGAGAAGGGCCGCCGCTGCGCCAGCAGGTAGTAGAGCACCACGCCGGCCGAGAACAGGTCGCTGCGCGGGTCGGCCTTCTCGCCGCGCAGAACCTCCGGCGCCATGTAGGCGGGGGTTCCCAGCAGGTCGCCGGCCTGGGTCAGGTCGGACGACGAGATCTGCGCGATGCCGAAATCGGCCAGCTTCGGCGTCAGGTCGTCCTCGACCACGATGTTGGCCGGCTTGATGTCGCGGTGGATGACGTTGCGGGCATGGGCGAAGGCCAGCGCGTCCAGCACCGCCGCCATCAGGGTGCCGCCCTGCTGGATCGACAGCGGCCGGTCGGCCTCCAGATACTGCTTCAGCTCCCGCCCGCGGATCAGCTCCATGGCGAGGTAGGGGGCGCCGCCCTGGGCCGCGTCCAGCGTGCCGTAGTCATGCACCCGCACGATGTTCGGATGGTCGAGCTTCAGGCCGATCTGCGCCTCGCGCGCGAAGCGGGTCAGCACGGCGTTGCGTTCCGCTGCGGCCAGCAGCTCGCCGCGCAGCAGCTTCAGCGCCACCGGCCGGCCGTCGCGCCCGTCGGTGGCGCGGTACACCACGCTCATGGCGCCCTGGCCAAGCACGCCCTCGACCCGGTAGGGGCCGATGGGGCCGGGGAGTGTCGCGGCTACAGCGCCGTCGGGCATCGGAAACTCTCCAGCAGGTTCTTGCCGAACGGGTTGTTCACGCTGTCGGCGCGCAGGGCGAAGACCGCCTTGCGCGTGCCCACCGTCACCGACAGGGTGAAGCGGTCGGGCTGCGGCGTGGACTCCAGCCTGCCGTCGGCGAGGAAATGGAACAGGGCCCAGGGGCCCTGGCGCGAAATGCCGGCCGGCTCGCCCGGCAGCGGCGGGCCGAAGCCGAGCCGCACGCTGCTGGTGCCTTCCGCACCCGGCCATTTCATCACCTGCGGCCGCGGCG from Azospirillum thiophilum includes:
- a CDS encoding hybrid sensor histidine kinase/response regulator — encoded protein: MDVADANEPVRTAGSGGSLPRCQPSSRLSASLPGVLGGLTAFGLLFALTATGQAGLPAAGALAAAGGLSLWGARRAASTAAATAATAAAALARSDAALRQARDELALMRARARDFTAASPGWFWETGPDHRYLYLSDRLTAMLGCDPRAVFGWSLFDLGTLVDDAATWAEYRADIEAGRPFQELEVSFEGVDGRDLVLRLSAVPVHGADGRFRGYRGCGVDATAETLALVEARFMQAVVHDAIDSVSEGFVLFSADGRLLICNEQYRRAYPTIADMLTPGRNFSEILRAAAERGGFEGEGDIGAWVEQRLTRHLQHSAPVDGRLSDGRWYRISEHATGTGGVVKILMDITELKTREEELAGQTARLKQTVTALQESELRYRQLVELAPYGIVIWDRAAIRFANGAAAAILGIAADALEGLPLAGFLEEGGTLEATLAAGMERAGMEGADFDDRLADGAAADGGRRLECTALRPSGERRRLEVGATPALYRGEPAVLLVLNDITDRRRVEGELQRAQKMEAVGRMAGGIAHEFNNMLTAIGGFARLAERNPADPVRVLTCVQEIAKASERAAALTGQLLDFSHRRVADERELVAVAPLVRDLRVFLKPLLSAGIDVAIVAGDETAHALVNPVTLSQALLNLALNGRDAMPDGGTLTIALTVERPDAAFFARHRDLKPGRYVAIRVSDQGGGVPAAIRDRIWEPFFTTKEPGKGTGLGLWMVYGTAQQAGGAVELEGEEGRGATFAVYLPAADPPAAPAASPGPDLLQVAEGEGAAILLVDDEESVRRYLRLALEEAGCTVTEAADGLEALERYDGAGGLFDAVVSDVSMPRMNGPELARALEGRNPLLPILFLTGYASKETAAGLTAQAGRQIVMKPVAPERLLQALRDLLAV
- a CDS encoding response regulator — encoded protein: MDSDRQQAAGADPAADLSANPGANPGANPGANPAANPGPDAGDGGIPAGCREPADFYATVGRDSVGRLCRRFLDENALTATELLHHPRHQTALSNTATFVAILTQAERAMDRKGALTPLVNEVARLTRERVKEHPPPEFLPDSYVGTAAELLSNGGFLGRFLLDAAVTQHIAVGRNFAEKAEALLTLAEATEHPDALAPLERLLGEILASDAGTASCARDAPFVTLIDLIVTPIAADRPMPEDAPPVFRRLDALMRRVPMPGLREALAAAFRREMAKPACFTISSAGDMYGIEAVQREILALSDLSARLRDRDGSYAGGARTEAALQRRTALLVNEDTVPEITRGRNFVQKLRILFVMQKMPLSPTAAKAVTVYLRSFFDSRDFAGRLIDCWKERNEKLKGLAEVQRMVLASAFPEEERDCLAGQMDDIQNAFLRTQRVLAPLIQAKDDPPTDAVLDLVRLAGEGGVCTGKSRLAVARVLYRHCHRPRFIRHVLLNAPGPKERAARTGWLRQSLAMVGVPFIDLAALRVLVVDDEEGPRTLVASVLRDLGIGQVDTAADGQEALERFRSDGVGYGLIICDWMMPRLNGLDLLKRVRETNSDLPFLMVTALATMEAVKKALAHHVSGYIAKPFTPDQLEEKIFLVLVQKGIGDG
- a CDS encoding MAC/perforin domain-containing protein — encoded protein: MSSPQEYLLSSYNVLTIQQPADIFYNSKSCTAADVPQDDVVTKDSFQEFKGTYKSEYTAQTLQTTYTNSFGVEFEYAKVSGDAQTTYTSSKYTKTTSFNASYYCTVSCGVTSLRNQDSADILGALKPDLVSELNGIASSAQAKAFTDRWGTHLITGVKLGGSLFIAIQADTNTETDKTAVDASVSASYKNAGSSINATASAAKSVTTTSTTVTVEQTTSTVGGSATAGFSIDCSDPSSFETWADSCSTQTVQALNSSVTFFSLLPQGSAARSTLERYVQLAMLAESLNHPAYLNATATLQPYKTFSVSVAPNEAGERILCGGAALSEHSNSFLMGSYPNQNSDGDISSWSAASHDSGEAATGTLTAYAFAVYDPHRLLTVTVKPGFSHSTASGGDEVGATVQGLLVGGGTKSTAEGSSSIKLVYASYPSPAPGNSYYTEWISRSCDYINKASDTTLTSYAIGLILPDGLSVSSTFTPNQTQPAEFGDSIAVLPKSQFVCGGGFCLTFVDNAQNFPTASYPADLNSWRVTNVDGNGRHAKASTTAYAITLNAEVPV
- a CDS encoding RcnB family protein, coding for MKKALLAVAAAMIALTTATGSPALAQGWQPGPDDRGGPHQGQHQDRIHDRDGRDRDGHGPNAHNPAPRPAPRPAPHPAHRPDFRPGPPEGRGWHAGQRLPREWRAQRHVIAKPAAHHLRRPPPGHRWVRAGHDAVLIVSASGIIVQIMPGLFR
- a CDS encoding ATP-binding protein, whose product is MTNRLDLVLRNELSELERLAAAVDEFIERYDLPPGLGFKFNLCFDELITNTVSYGYGDSGPHEIRVRLESDAVEMRAEVEDDAAAFDPFDEAPPPDLTSAVEDRRVGGLGVFLVKKTMDRAIYRREGDRNLVLLAKALA
- a CDS encoding serine/threonine-protein kinase, coding for MPDGAVAATLPGPIGPYRVEGVLGQGAMSVVYRATDGRDGRPVALKLLRGELLAAAERNAVLTRFAREAQIGLKLDHPNIVRVHDYGTLDAAQGGAPYLAMELIRGRELKQYLEADRPLSIQQGGTLMAAVLDALAFAHARNVIHRDIKPANIVVEDDLTPKLADFGIAQISSSDLTQAGDLLGTPAYMAPEVLRGEKADPRSDLFSAGVVLYYLLAQRRPFSGSVATVMQQILFVEPPPPSHANPDLPPPFDGLILKALAKTPGDRFASAGEFADALRRALAVAGTMQAPAPSAELTLFGTELPDIAPPLDRNALLAALETALRAIPGQPIDARRLEELLGMLADWQAGGEQATSAGELQRWQSLLLGAGIEPLTELIVAAAPAPRAAPASQRRDWMPLVRLFAALNRALAGTPAADRARMSAARIAFDLSGRFFLYSGELNRVLMDGDNPDIQMLSLDFLRLELLQHALEELGAEAELAQSRSAMLMFAVQVIRKVTQILRACTDGNDGLARFGVAIILANIEELIVMAQRLFETGGQATGGLPQDAVAEFIAAAGRFASLSVEELRGEVAQGNLAGGNMAGSADSFAARLRGVGQLYLFATRLTAPDCAPMMHSLSTMLYGLVAGLTADLGNAPVSDTGARARLVALADMASGLGWSEVERIALTALRRWAVAGVTA